DNA from Salmo trutta chromosome 14, fSalTru1.1, whole genome shotgun sequence:
ctctctctccctgctttaaTCACCTCACGATGCTGCtgccacagcctctctctctctccctgctttaaTCACCTCACGATGCTGCtgccacagcctctctctctccctgctttaaTCACCTCACGATGCTGCtgccacagcctctctctctccctgctttaaTCACCTCACGATGCTGCtgccacagcctctctctctccctgctttaaTCACCTCACGATGCTGCtgccacagcctctctctctccctgctttaaTCACCTCACGATGCTGCtgccacagcctctctctctccctgctttcaTCACCTCACGATGCTGCtgccacagcctctctctctccctgctttaaTCACCTCACGATGCTGCtgccacagcctctctctctccctgctttaaTCACCTCACGATGCTGCTGCcacagcctctccctctccctgctttAATCACCTCACAATGCTGCtgccacagcctctctctctccctgctttaaTCACCTCACGATGCTGCTGCcacagcctctccctctccctgctttAATCACCTCACGATGCTGCtgccacagcctctctctctccctgctttaaTCACCTCACGATGCTGCtgccacagcctctctctctccctgctttaaTCACCTCACGATGCTGCtgccacagcctctctctctccctgctttaaTCACCTCACGATGCTGCtgccacagcctctctctctccctgctttaaTCACCTCACGATGCTGCtgccacagcctctctctctccctgctttaaTCACCTCACGATGCTGCtgccacagcctctctctctccctgctttaaTCACCTCACGATGCTGCtgccacagcctctctctctccctgctttcaTCACCTCACGATGCTGCtgccacagcctctctctctccctgctttaaTCACCTCACGATGCTGCtgccacagcctctctctctccctgctttaaTCACCTCACGATGCTGCTGCcacagcctctccctctccctgctttAATCACCTCACGATGCTGCtgccacagcctctctctctctccctgctttaaTCACCTCACGATGCTGCTGCCACAGCCTCTCCCTGTAATCACTACATACCACCCATATCTTTCCTGTCCCCGCCCTCCTTAGCTAGCCCCTCCCCCTGGACACGACTAGGATGTAACGGTAAGGGTAACAGGGTAAATATCCAGTGTATTTTCGGTTGGGGAAACATTTTGATTTAAAGGGTAAACTCATAAGGTTGATTTTGTAGAATTGGGaaccatttttatttttctaGGGATTTTCAAACCTCTAGGATACGTATTGCTTCGATTTGCTAAAACATAACATGTTAAGGATAAGTAGTCCAGTCGGTTAGTTTGGGTAACACAAGTAGGTTTAGTCTAAACCAGAAGCTGTAGTTAGAGGGTTTTAACTGTTGTTGAAGTAATGATAACTATCCAGATGAGCCTCTACCTGGCTCCTCCCACCCAGTATGTTGTCCTGGGTGTAGTTTGGTTTGTCTTCATTATACTGTCATGGTTATGGATTCTTATTCATATACCCAGGTAGATCCCTCACCACCACAGTCGCAGTTCCCAGACACAGGGAAGTCAGCAGCAGGTCGTTATAGTATACTGCCCCCCCCCTGTGTCATGGAGGTAGATGTGCAGCACCCACAGATCCCCCAAATGCACTGTCCTGTCTGATCTATCTGACTCAGAACAGACAAATACACCAACATGTCCACCTCATCCTGACTCTCTGTGTCTGAGCGGGAGGTTGCtcgagggagggggaggggggagagaacgaGTGAAGGTGACGACAACCAAGGTCATATTTTGGCTGAGGCCCCATCCTGTAAATACACAAGGAACACCAATCAAATGCCCCGCCCCCCTGTATTGTGGTACAGTCTAATCACCCCCACATACAATTTGCCACATGGAACAGTCCTGTTTCTATAAGGCtgctcttgtctgtctgtctctctgtgacccaTGAACCAACCCTGATATTCAGTACAGCTCCAGCTCTGTCCCCACCTCCACCCCACACGGTGAGACACTCTACCTCATCTTGACTAGAAAGGGGGGTAAAACCCCCTCCCCCACTACTTGGGTACCAACCACCCCCCTTTGAACTCAGAGAGAAGGGTGAGGTGGATGAGAAATGGGGAATGCTCAAATGTGTGTAAACCAAATGTTGACAGAAAAGCCTTCCTGCCGTGAATGCCTACATCAAGACTCTGCGGCGTTGGGATTGGCAGAAACATTCtgcatcattatgacatcactaaTGTGGCTCATCATCTTGGGGGGAAACATGTCAGAGAGAGGAGTaaaaggaggggaagagagattccctccctcactctctgctCGTTCTACTACTCCCTCCCCCCTTTTCGCAGGTTTGACCAATACGAGTCCTTCGACTCGCGgggcccctcctccctcccctcccgggaTCTCTACAGATCCGGTAGCTATGGTTACGGCGATGGCCGAGGGGACATGACCCAAAGAGCTTCAGGCTTCGGAGGAGGTGGTGGTCTAGGCTCAGGCTTTGACAGCTCCTCCTCCTACGGAGCTGCTAAGATGCAGAGGCAGAACATGAGAGACTCCTTCTCCAGTGGCCAAGGAGGAGGAAGCTGGGCCGGAGCAGGCCAGCGCTCCCCGAGAAGGGGGGGAGGCCGCGGAGGGTTTGGAGGCCGCAGATCCGACCCCACTCCCATGGGTGGAGGAGGTGGTAGGAtgggtggaagaggaggaggccgGGGAGGTGGCGGTCACTCCCCCGGGGGTAGGGGCAAGCTCCCATCCCTCCTGGGCCACCGCATGCCCCCCCAGACCGGGGCCTTCCACCAGTCCGCTCAACAGGGCCGGGTCCCTGGGCACCAGGACTTCCCAGGGCGCCACTTTGGAGGGGGCCCCCAGGGAGGCCACCAGCGCGGGCGCAAGAGGCCCCTCAACCGAGTAAGTACCCTACCGTACTGCCCGCCAGTCTGCCAGCCCCACAGCAGGGCATGATGACctaccaaccccccccccccccccccaacccctgttCATCAACCCCCTAAACACTCCCCTACCCTGCCTACAGGGCCAAGGGACTGGGGAGGTGTGGATATAATTGACATGACAACAACCAACACATTGACAGCAACGCTCCCCCTTGCCCCCCTCAAACTCATAGTTTGGTCATCATTCTATCGCCCCCAGTCCCTATTCAATATTGCCACAAATGCCTCTTTGATTGAACTGAACTGTCCCCCTCCCATTGAAAGGAAACTGCCCTGCTCCAAGAAATAGTGGCCCCTACCAACACCACCCAGCAGAGATCTGGACCAAAGTCCATTATAATGTCCTTTCTCTGGGTTTTAATCTTATGGTTTTATTTTGCCTGTTTCTGCCCCTGATGGAGGCCTCATGGTAATAGTGGAGATGTGTAGGGGAGTCCACTGAAAGTTTATTTTGAGAATCTATTAAAAAGTTCCTTTTGAGAATCTATTAAAAAGTTCCTTTTGAGAATCTATTGAAAAGTCTATTATAGCAATGGTGAAGGGATCCAAGTTAAAGATGGAAAACGTTTTATTAGTCCACtgatagtcccaaaatgttttgcatgtcagcaatcacgtTTTCAAGATATTTGACTTTGAAGAAGCAGTGTCACTGGCCACGTCACCAATGTGATGATGATgtcccccagcagcagcagcagcctggtGGTGGTCAGCGTGACGGTCAGAAGAAGAGAAAACAGACACTGACTGCAGCAGATGAACCAGAGTCCAAGATGAACAAGACAGAGAGCGCAGGTGGAGAGACCGCTGAAGgtaccacacacacagaacagacgacaatgtccacacacacaaactacccCTATGCACTGTCTGACTtgactgtctttctgtctctctctgacagaaCCAGCAGAGAACAATGGTGAAGAAAATGAGGTGAGGACCCCAGCTGCTGTGACTTAACTAACACATctgtgtgaccgtgtgtgtggttcagtactcattttgtttctctcctctccaggcaACCAAAGCCCCGGCTGATGGAGAGAAAGGTAAGATGGATTCATCTCATCCTCTGTTATTCGACCTCCTACTATCCTCTTCATCATCAACTGGCCCCTgttctcctcttcatcatcaacTGGCCCCTGTTCTCCTCTTCATCACCAACTGGCCCCTGTTCTCCTCCTCACAAAATGACTATCAATAGTTTCCATGAACTTGCCCAGTGATTTAAAGTAATGATAATTAGTGAACATTTAGAAAACATTGTAATGAGATGGGACAATAGCCTGCTAAGGTGCGTTTCCATTCAACTGTGTTGTCATAGAAACAAACAACACATTCCCATCTAGTGTCTTGGAAGTGTTTCCATGATCCGTTTAGCCTGtctgccctcccacctatctgtttcatgtctcggGTAGCCTGTCTGCCCTCcctcctatctgtttcatgtctcggGTAACCTGtctgccctcccacctatctgtttcatgtctcaggtagcctgtCTGCCCTCcctcctatctgtttcatgtctcaggtagcctgtctgccctcccacctatctgtttcatgtctcaggtagtcTGTCTGCCCTCcctcctatctgtttcatgtctcaggtagcctgtCTGCCCTCcctcctatctgtttcatgtctcaggtagtctgtctgccctcccacctatctgtttcatgtctcaggtggGAGGGCAGACAGgttacctgagacatgaaacagataggtgggagggcagaCAGgttacctgagacatgaaacagataggtgggagggcagaCAGGttacctatctgtttcatgtctcaggtaacCTGtctgccctcccacctatctgtttcatgtctcaggtaacATGCGAAAGCCAGCATAGATAGAATGCAATAATTGACTAATGAGCCATATTCTAATAATTATCATGTGCCAATGTGTCGCCATGGTGAAACTTGCAGTCCTGTAGATCTGATAGAATTGGATGGTGAAACAGGAAGACCAGAGAAGCCTCGTCCCTGATTGGCAGATGAGTGGCAACACTGATTAGAAGCACCTGCTGCTCATCGGTTGTTCCCTACAAATGCTgttttgaagatttttttttgttttacctaCACACTGAAGGCTGCAAAAGCAGAAACATCTGTGTACGCTATCCTTGATGCAGTGAAAATAATATAAATTGAAAAATGAAGTAAGCTTGATTTAACAAGCGTTTAGAATTAAATGTGGAGTCGAGCTTATAGTTAGTTACGTGATGACATCACATGCCCCGCATACCTTAAAAAGTATACTTTGGAAAAGTTTAATTTGCTGCTATAAAGAAAGTTGGACTAAAGAGAGATTGTTGAGcagagaacatttctcctatAGCTGCCGTTTCCGTATTATTTTTTGGCTGTATTGCTTTTGTCAAATGAACCTGGGTCAATGCAAACCTACCTACAGTCTCTTTCCTGCTCCGCCCATCTTTTATTGAAGCTCGGTGACGTTTCACAACTCTAGATGTAATTTTCAATCGACTGCCCCTCTCCttgcttccctccctctccttgcttccctccctctccttgcttccctccctctccttgcttccctccctctccttgctTCCCTGTCACCACCTCCTTCTTTCCATTCCAACACGaaaacctcctctccttctccctcgctcTTTCCCAGTCTCCCCTCCTATCTTCGCCTCACCTCTCCATCTGTCTTCCGCTCCAACTAtaacctctcttctctccccagtgGTGTCGATGCAGGAGGAGATCTCTCAGATGAAGAAGAAGCTCCAGACAGGGAAACAGACTCCTCCCCAGGACAAGGTCCCCAAAAACAGGAGGAAGAGGGGCGGCTTCCTggaaaggtcaggggtcacactAACACCCAAAAGTCAAACCCAGAGGTCAGTTATTACAAAATACATCTCTTAATTTCTCTTTGTCTAATTTTCttccttttctgtctctcctttacatatcttctctcttctctttctcagaGGTCACAGTTATTATACGGAATCTTCTTTTcctaaatacagtgccttcggaaaggattcataccccttgactttttccacattttgttacaaagtgggattaaaatggatttaattctCTTTTTTGTCcattcaatacatgttagaataatcTTTGTCAACTtgcttgttgatcattgttagacaaccattttcaggtcttgccatagatttgaaagcagatttatgtcaaaactgttactcaggaacattcagtctttttggtaagcaactccagtgtatatatggccttgtgttttaggttattgtcctgctgaaaggtgatttcctctcccagtgtctgttggaagcagactgaaccaggtttccctctaggattttgcatgtgcttagctccattcggtTTCTTTTTATCCAGAAAAATTTCCCAGTCCTtaatacaagcatacccataacatgatgcagccaccactgcgcttgaaaatatggagagtggtactctgtaatgtgttggaTATGTCCCAAACAacattgtattcaggacaaaaagtgaaatgCTTTGCCacaatttttgcagtattacttttgtgccttgttgcaaacaggatgcatgtttttggaatatttttattctgtacaggcttccttttcactttcAGTTAGGTTAATATTATGGAGTAACGTTTGTTGATCCATATTCAGTTTTCTGTTATTAAGCTCTGACTGTAAAAGTCACCAACCCTGAGCGATTTCCTTACTCTCCAGAaacggagttaggaaggacgcctgtatcttactagtgactggatgtattgatacaccatccaaagtatattTAATAACTTCACCCTGTTCCAAGGGATATTCAGCGTATGCTttttttaacttcttggggctatgtgggacgttagcgtgccacccgtggcgcaccctatcaacagcaggtgcatttcaagagcggcaaatttgaaaccaaataaaggtcaaaattcaaatttctcaaacatacaactaacttacagcctttgaaagataaacatcttcttaatctaaccacgtttaccgatttcaaaaaggttttacggggaatgcataaagttaggttatgttaggagagtacattgacaatagctgtgtgtagtgtattgtcgattcaaagacaggcgtcaccaaaaccataaaatcagctaaaattatgcactaaccttttacaatctccatcagatgacactcctaggacattatgttagacaatgcatgcatttttagttctatcaagttcatatttatatctaaaaacagcgttttactatggcgttgatgttcaggaaatcgtttccctccaataccggcagtcaagtcatgacaacaaaataattaatattagaaaacattggtaaaatattatattgtcattcaaagaattatagatttacatctcttgaacgcaatggacttgccagatttaaaattaaccttactgggaaatcacactttgcaataatctgagcactgcgccagaaaaatacgcattgcgatacagactaaccgccatgttggagagatcgaaaatactatgtaaataatccattacctttgattctcttcatcagatgtcacttccaaagaatcccaggtccataacgaatgtagttttgttcaaaaaagctcatcatttatgtccaaaaacctctgtgttgtagcacatgatctaagccagccggacttaacttcccgaacggaaaaaatatatttacgttcgttcaaacatgtcaaacgttgtatcgcataaatcattagggccttttttaaccagaacatgaataaaattcaaggcggaccattgggttctcttttaaaacgtttcggaatgagagtacccaccatcaactcacgcgcaaggtgtctaatgggccatcgccgttccaaagctcttcttcagtcagatctcactgtagaagactcaaaacactttgtaaaggctggggacatcgtgtggaagcaataggaagtgccaaaatattcctccttccctttgtttttcaatggtataggcttaaagtcaattcaacacatcaggtatccacttcctgtcagaatctgtctcagggttttgcctgccaagtgagttctgttatactcacagacaccattcaaacagttttagaaactttagggtgttttctatccaaacctgaacaataatatgcatattctagcttctgagttggtgtaataggcagttaaaaatgggcacatatttttaaaaaaattcaatactgccccctataccctaacaggttaaatctaccaatcggtgccctttgaggcattggaaaacctccctagtctttgtggttTAAATTTACTGCGCGATTGAGTGACCTAATAATTGATAATTGTACGTGtgcggtacagagatgaggtagtcattcaaaaatcatgttcaacactattgttgcacactgagtccatgcaacttattatgtgacttgttaagcacatgtttactcctgaacttatttaggcttgtcataacaaagggttgaatacttattgacccaagatatttcagctttcattttaaatacatttgtaaaagttTAATGAAACATCATTCCGCTatgacattatggggcattgtgtgcagGCAagtgacaataaaaaaaaaaaaaatgtaatccgttttaaattcaggctgtaagacaaaatgtggaacaaatcAAGtggtgaatacttcctgaaggctcTGTATGTACTCGGTGAGGGCAGAATGACCtgtcttctttcctctctctccctccctgctctctccctccctctctgctctcattCCTTCTTTTCCTAAATATACTCGGTGAGGGCAGAATGACCTCCTGTAGTCTTTTCTCTGTGAATGGATGGGGGGGATAATGCATTACTCAACACTAACCACTTAGCTGTAGTTTCACTCACCACACCTTCCAACATATCTGCCTTTGGGCCGGCAGGCTTGTGGTCTGACTGTTGTTCTGTGTGATCGACAGGGTGACGTTTGCGTGCTCGGTGTGTAAGTTCCGTTCATTCTACCACGAGGACATGGCAGCCCACCTGGAGAGCAAGTTCCACAAAGATCACTTCAAGTTCCTGTCCAGTCAGCTGTCCAAACCCACCACAGACTTCttacaggtagacacacacacacacacactctcaaaggtggacacacacaggcagacacatgcagacggacatacacacactcaaaggCATAGACACATGCAGATTCCCATGTGTTTTGAGCGGAACCCCcctcttactgtgtgtgtgtgtacataccagGAGTACCTGAACAACAAGTATAAGAAGACAGAGCAGAGGACCAGTCAGATGGAGAACCACTGTGCTGCTATCTGTCAAGTCTACAAGGAACAGGACCTCACCAGGCGTAAGGACAGCAGTGTGTTTATATGTTGTCTACCAGAGTTTCCGTTAGTTGCTAATAGCAGgctattgcccccccccccccccccccccccccccccccccccccccctttaactTTTTCATTGATGGGAATACCAGTGGAGAAGCTGCTGGTCATACTCAGACAGCTGTTTGTTGCTGCTGGAGTAAAACATGTCCGTGTAATAAGACCAGTTATTGCGCAACAATCGCAACAACAAACTACTTTGTAATGAGCTGGAGGCCGTATGAATCTTGAAAACATATACTTCAttcttttgaaatatttttttcctacatattgaggcatgtcttaccttgcttcaaagtagccaaaaTCCAACCAAACGGGCAGGCAGTTATTTGATAGAGACTTCCTattgccattgaaaccagtagcccTTTTCTCCTGtcctattggttttcaaatcaactttcaGGTTTCAAGTTTGGAGAAGCAAATTTTCACCTTTAAAAATTCACATTTACAATAAAACATTCCATGCATTCTCGCATTTGCAGACTAGTGTTTATAGAGCTtactattcctaatgtgatgaTTAGATAGACATCATTTAGCCTAATAGTAGGCCTTAGAGTAGACACAGGCTATATATCATACATTTGTTTTCTCCTTTCTTTGCACAGGAAAATGTTGGCCTTttcataaacacatttcatgcaattctaccaGACTTTAGATGACTGGAGACATTGGCAGAACCTTTTTTAATAGGACAACATTTACATggtagcctactctgctgacaaacagatcaataaaaagCTCATTTGTAAGCTAATTAGGATATATCATTTTGGCAATTCAAATGTACTTTAAGGGAACGCATCCCCCTAGCCTTATGGACACCCTGCCTATGTATTCTATCATCTTCAAATTGCATCTGAGTTACATGTTCGGTTAAGAGAATTACcatctaaatgtaattattatttatttctggaAACCGTGGGCGGACGACCTAATCAGGTAATGCaaccaatgcatatgggtctggTACATTTCTTGAAATGTCCGGTAGATGAAAATGCTGCCGGTCAAATGTCCGGCGCTAcgttttcctaacggaaaccctgttGTGTacggtactgtgtgtgtgtggtgtgtacatGCTGTATGTCTGTGTGCTACTCTTCTGTGGAACAGGGTGGATTTGTAAAGgctttttctgtgttttattttatGCTGATCAAACTATttccctgtgtctctccctctgtatcaGAGTTGGGTATGGAACACTTCATGAAGAAGGTGGAGGCAGCCCACTGTGCAGCCTGTGACCTCTTCATCCCAATGCAGTTTTACGTAATACAGAAACACCTCAAGTCCCCCGACCACAACTTCAACCGCAAGGTCAGTACACTACACAGCTCAGTTTATATTGACTGTAGGGGATGGATGATACCAGGTCACTACACAGCTCAGTTTATATTGACTGTAGGGGATGGATGATACCAGGTCACTACACAGCTCAGTTTATATTGACTGTAGGGATGGATGATACCAGGTCACTACACAGCTCAGTTTATATTGACTGTAGGGGATGGATGATACCAGGTCACTACACAGCTCAGTTTATATTGACTGTAGGGCTGGATGTTACCAGGTCACTACACAGCTCAGTTTATATTGACTGTAGGGCTGGATGTTACCAGGTCACTACACAGCTCAGTTTATATTGACTGTAGGGCTGGATGTTACCAGGTCACTACACAGCTCAGTTTATATTGACTGTAGGGCTGGATGTTACCAGGTCACTACACTACACAGCTCAGTTTATATTGACTGTAGGGGATGGATGATACCAGGTCACTACACAGCTCAGTTTATATTGACTGTAGGGGATGGATGATACCAGGTCACTACACAGCTCAGTTTATATTGACTGTAGGGGCTGGATGATACCAGGTCACTACACAGCTCAGTTTATATTGACTGTAGGGGATGGATGATACCAGGTCACTACACAGCTCAGTTTATATTGACTGTAGGGGCTGGATGATACCAGGTCACTACACAGCTCAGTTTATATTGACTGTAGGGGCTGGATGATACCAGGTCACTACACAGCTCAGTTTATATTGACTGTAGGGGCTGGATGATACCAGGTCACTACACAGCTCAGTTTCTATTGACTGTAGGGATGGATGATACCAGGTCACTACACAGCTCAGTTTATATTGACTGTAGGGGATGGATGATACCAGGTCACTACACAGCTCAGTTTATATTGACTGTAGGGGATGGATGATACCAGGTCACTACACAGCTCAGTTTATATTGACTGTAGGGGATGGATGATACCAGGTCACTACACAGCTCAGTTTATATTGACTGTAGGGGATGgatgataccagtatcgcgatactcgttACTATCATGGCAAAGAATGGGAAAAAAACACGATTTAACCTCTTTAGGAACACAGCCCTAATGATGATAAGAAACATGTGACtctgtcatccagagtcacatttatctGCATCTTCCAAGCTACAGCACACTactttacatacagcaggtttatcAAGGACCAAACAGTGATTGGTTAATTACCTAGTTGATCGGTCAACTGATTGGTTGATCATTGAAAGTAGAACGCTGCTCCAGCAGGTCATTATCGAGGATAAAACACCATTGTGGTCCTTTTTGGCAACTAGATGACAGGTGTTCTCCAGCTAACTAGACACCTCGGCT
Protein-coding regions in this window:
- the LOC115147732 gene encoding A-kinase anchor protein 8-like isoform X4 → MEGRGYSSGGYSSWGGGGGSGSRGSDNYDPYGGGYKDSMSGMGGYGGGHKRGLSGSSLLSTGTSADAVIAKINQRLDMLTQLEGGMKGGGRSDRFDQYESFDSRGPSSLPSRDLYRSGSYGYGDGRGDMTQRASGFGGGGGLGSGFDSSSSYGAAKMQRQNMRDSFSSGQGGGSWAGAGQRSPRRGGGRGGFGGRRSDPTPMGGGGGRMGGRGGGRGGGGHSPGGRGKLPSLLGHRMPPQTGAFHQSAQQGRVPGHQDFPGRHFGGGPQGGHQRGRKRPLNRQQQQPGGGQRDGQKKRKQTLTAADEPESKMNKTESAGGETAEEPAENNGEENEATKAPADGEKVVSMQEEISQMKKKLQTGKQTPPQDKVPKNRRKRGGFLERVTFACSVCKFRSFYHEDMAAHLESKFHKDHFKFLSSQLSKPTTDFLQEYLNNKYKKTEQRTSQMENHCAAICQVYKEQDLTRQLGMEHFMKKVEAAHCAACDLFIPMQFYVIQKHLKSPDHNFNRKGMMEQSKRASLSVARSILNHKIIGKKLESYLKGENPFLGNQDDQDPEDSMIMEVSEAELTNESLAETIKEEAGPETSQTATGADGVEEEKMEEGGVVVADGGEKEAQVEKVAGGEGETQGEGETQGEGETQGEGETQGEAEGELEQGGEEEEEGFEVGDEFGEEDEGVEGELGEEEEDEGVGGEDEGVAVEKKDDDADVVVIE
- the LOC115147732 gene encoding A-kinase anchor protein 8-like isoform X2 yields the protein MEGRGYSSGYSSWGGGGGSGSRGSDNYDPYGGGYKDSMSGMGGYGGGHKRGLSGSSLLSTGTSADAVIAKINQRLDMLTQLEGGMKGGGRSDRFDQYESFDSRGPSSLPSRDLYRSGSYGYGDGRGDMTQRASGFGGGGGLGSGFDSSSSYGAAKMQRQNMRDSFSSGQGGGSWAGAGQRSPRRGGGRGGFGGRRSDPTPMGGGGGRMGGRGGGRGGGGHSPGGRGKLPSLLGHRMPPQTGAFHQSAQQGRVPGHQDFPGRHFGGGPQGGHQRGRKRPLNRQQQQPGGGQRDGQKKRKQTLTAADEPESKMNKTESAGGETAEEPAENNGEENEATKAPADGEKVVSMQEEISQMKKKLQTGKQTPPQDKVPKNRRKRGGFLERSGVTLTPKSQTQRVTFACSVCKFRSFYHEDMAAHLESKFHKDHFKFLSSQLSKPTTDFLQEYLNNKYKKTEQRTSQMENHCAAICQVYKEQDLTRQLGMEHFMKKVEAAHCAACDLFIPMQFYVIQKHLKSPDHNFNRKGMMEQSKRASLSVARSILNHKIIGKKLESYLKGENPFLGNQDDQDPEDSMIMEVSEAELTNESLAETIKEEAGPETSQTATGADGVEEEKMEEGGVVVADGGEKEAQVEKVAGGEGETQGEGETQGEGETQGEGETQGEAEGELEQGGEEEEEGFEVGDEFGEEDEGVEGELGEEEEDEGVGGEDEGVAVEKKDDDADVVVIE
- the LOC115147732 gene encoding A-kinase anchor protein 8-like isoform X1, with amino-acid sequence MEGRGYSSGGYSSWGGGGGSGSRGSDNYDPYGGGYKDSMSGMGGYGGGHKRGLSGSSLLSTGTSADAVIAKINQRLDMLTQLEGGMKGGGRSDRFDQYESFDSRGPSSLPSRDLYRSGSYGYGDGRGDMTQRASGFGGGGGLGSGFDSSSSYGAAKMQRQNMRDSFSSGQGGGSWAGAGQRSPRRGGGRGGFGGRRSDPTPMGGGGGRMGGRGGGRGGGGHSPGGRGKLPSLLGHRMPPQTGAFHQSAQQGRVPGHQDFPGRHFGGGPQGGHQRGRKRPLNRQQQPGGGQRDGQKKRKQTLTAADEPESKMNKTESAGGETAEEPAENNGEENEATKAPADGEKVVSMQEEISQMKKKLQTGKQTPPQDKVPKNRRKRGGFLERSGVTLTPKSQTQRVTFACSVCKFRSFYHEDMAAHLESKFHKDHFKFLSSQLSKPTTDFLQEYLNNKYKKTEQRTSQMENHCAAICQVYKEQDLTRQLGMEHFMKKVEAAHCAACDLFIPMQFYVIQKHLKSPDHNFNRKGMMEQSKRASLSVARSILNHKIIGKKLESYLKGENPFLGNQDDQDPEDSMIMEVSEAELTNESLAETIKEEAGPETSQTATGADGVEEEKMEEGGVVVADGGEKEAQVEKVAGGEGETQGEGETQGEGETQGEGETQGEAEGELEQGGEEEEEGFEVGDEFGEEDEGVEGELGEEEEDEGVGGEDEGVAVEKKDDDADVVVIE
- the LOC115147732 gene encoding A-kinase anchor protein 8-like isoform X3 translates to MEGRGYSSGGYSSWGGGGGSGSRGSDNYDPYGGGYKDSMSGMGGYGGGHKRGLSGSSLLSTGTSADAVIAKINQRLDMLTQLEGGMKGGGRSDRFDQYESFDSRGPSSLPSRDLYRSGSYGYGDGRGDMTQRASGFGGGGGLGSGFDSSSSYGAAKMQRQNMRDSFSSGQGGGSWAGAGQRSPRRGGGRGGFGGRRSDPTPMGGGGGRMGGRGGGRGGGGHSPGGRGKLPSLLGHRMPPQTGAFHQSAQQGRVPGHQDFPGRHFGGGPQGGHQRGRKRPLNRQQPGGGQRDGQKKRKQTLTAADEPESKMNKTESAGGETAEEPAENNGEENEATKAPADGEKVVSMQEEISQMKKKLQTGKQTPPQDKVPKNRRKRGGFLERSGVTLTPKSQTQRVTFACSVCKFRSFYHEDMAAHLESKFHKDHFKFLSSQLSKPTTDFLQEYLNNKYKKTEQRTSQMENHCAAICQVYKEQDLTRQLGMEHFMKKVEAAHCAACDLFIPMQFYVIQKHLKSPDHNFNRKGMMEQSKRASLSVARSILNHKIIGKKLESYLKGENPFLGNQDDQDPEDSMIMEVSEAELTNESLAETIKEEAGPETSQTATGADGVEEEKMEEGGVVVADGGEKEAQVEKVAGGEGETQGEGETQGEGETQGEGETQGEAEGELEQGGEEEEEGFEVGDEFGEEDEGVEGELGEEEEDEGVGGEDEGVAVEKKDDDADVVVIE